The region AGAGGGTCCTGCGCGTGTCTCCGGAACAGGAGGAGCGTGCCCGCAGCCACTACCGCCGGTACGGGGCCTTTTCCCTGCTCTTCTCCTGGCTGCCGGTCATCGGCGACCCGCTCTGCATGGTGGGAGGGATGATGCGCATCAACTTCGGGCTCTTTTCGGTCCTGGTGGCTTCGGGAAAATTGCTGCGCTACGCGGTGACCGCCTGGATAACCTTACGGATAGCCGGCTGACGGGGATTCCGGCCGGGGGCGGCTTATGGACGAAATTCACGAGACTGAACACTACCCAAGCTTCCGCCAGCGTTATGCGGGGTACGACCGCATCATGGGCAATATCTCCTGGCTTTTGATCGCCCTGGTGACGCTGGACATCAAGCTGATGCCCACCGAGAGCGCCAGCCTGGTCTTTCTGGCGGCCTTCTGCGTGCTGCTGTTTTTTTACAACATCAACGCCCGCTACGGCGCTCTCTCCCGCACGTACAGCCCCTTCAAGACCTTCGTGGACCTCATGGTCTTCCTGGCGTTCATCGTGGCGGTATGCTGGTACACCGGCCGCATCACCAGCCCTTTCATGTCGCTCATCTATCTTATCCTGATGGCCACTTCCCTGACCCAGGGCAGGCGGGTGACCTACTTCATGGCCGTCCTGGCCATCAGTTCCTATATTCTTCTGGCTTCGGAGGAGTTCAAGGGGATCAACGATTTTTTAACCCATACCCTGGAACTGTTCCCGTTCATGCTCATCGCCCACCTGGGGGCCATGCTGGCCGGCGAGACGGAGAGCGCCCGCCGCGAGGTGGAGCGGCTTTCCCTGACCGACGAGGTGACCGGCATCAACAACATGCGCAATTTCTTCATCCTGGCCGACGCCCAGGAACGGCTCGCCAGGCGCTACATACGCCCCTATGCGATCTGCATGATCGACGCCGACAACCTCAAGAAGGTCAACGACCGGCACGGCCATCTGGCCGGAACCGAGCTGATCCGCCAGGTGGCCGCCACGATCACCTCCTCGGTCCGCGGTTCCGACATCTGCGCCCGCTATGGCGGCGACGAGTACGTCATCATGTTCAACGAGGCCGCGAAGCAGGACGTGATCCCGGTCGTCGAGCGCATCGTCTCCCGCATGGCGGCGACCCCCTTCGAGTTCGAGGGGGTGACGCTCTCCACGACCCTTTCGGCCGGCCTGGCCGGGTACCCCGAGGATGGCGGCGACGTGCGCACGGTCATGGCCAATGCCGACGAGGCCATGTACATCAGCAAGCGTACCGGCAAGAACCGCCTGACGGTCTTCAACGGCACGACGTCTGAAACCTCCTTCGGGAAACAGGATACGGGACAAGCGCCCCCATGACCGAAAGCCTTCAACTGACGTGCCTGGACCGGCACTTTGCGGATTTCATCCAGCGCATCGACCCCTGCCCCTGCGAAGAGCTCTGGCTGGCCGCCGCCCTGACGAGCAACGCAACCTGCCGGGGGCACATCTGCCTCGATCCGGCTGGGCTTCGCGGGACGGAGATCGTGTCGCAGCCCCCTGCCGACCGGCAATGGCGCATATCTGACCCCTCCCAGTGGTTGAAGGCGCTCGAACCGTGCGCAACGGTCGGCCGGCCGGGGGATTATGCGCCCCTGGTGGTGGATGACGGCCGCCTCTACCTGCACCGTAGTTGGGACAATGAGCGGCAGGTGGCCGACGGCCTCCTGGTGCGCAGCGTGGTGCGCACGGTGGACGAGAGCCTTCTGGCAGCCGCCCTGGAGCGCTATTTCCCTTCCGCAAACGACGGTGAACCGGATCAGCAGCGGGAGGCCGCCCGGTTGGCCCTGACCCGGGGGGTTGCCGTCGTGTCCGGCGGCCCCGGCACCGGCAAGACCGCCACCGTGGCCCGGATCCTGGCCCTGGTCGCCGAACTGGCCCCCCAGCCGCCGCGCATCGTCCTGGCGACCCCCACCGGCAAGGCCGCCATGCGCCTGAAGCGCTCCATCATGCAGGCCGTGGAGCACCTGCCGATCCCGGGGAGCCTGCGGCAGATGCTGCCGACGGAGGTGGTCACCATCCACCGCCTGCTGGGGGCTGTGCCGGGGAAGGCCTCCTATCGCCACAACCGGGAAAACCGGCTGGCCTGTGACGTGCTGGTGGTGGACGAAGCCTCCATGGTCGATCTGCCGCTCATGGCCCGGCTGCTGGAAGCATTGCCCGACAACGCCCGCATGGTCCTGTTGGGCGACCGGGATCAGCTCGCCTCGGTGGAGGCGGGCGCCGTGCTGGCCGACATCTGCTCGGGATCGTCCGCTCCCGGCCCGATGGAGCCGGGCCGCCCTGCGGTGGTCCAACTGTCCAGGAGTT is a window of Geobacter sp. FeAm09 DNA encoding:
- a CDS encoding YqaA family protein, which codes for MARDWLNQPGYMALFTLSFLASTLVPLGSEWLLVLMLTRGYEPLATVAAATAGNYLGAVTTWLIGMYGGRWLIERVLRVSPEQEERARSHYRRYGAFSLLFSWLPVIGDPLCMVGGMMRINFGLFSVLVASGKLLRYAVTAWITLRIAG
- a CDS encoding GGDEF domain-containing protein, with protein sequence MDEIHETEHYPSFRQRYAGYDRIMGNISWLLIALVTLDIKLMPTESASLVFLAAFCVLLFFYNINARYGALSRTYSPFKTFVDLMVFLAFIVAVCWYTGRITSPFMSLIYLILMATSLTQGRRVTYFMAVLAISSYILLASEEFKGINDFLTHTLELFPFMLIAHLGAMLAGETESARREVERLSLTDEVTGINNMRNFFILADAQERLARRYIRPYAICMIDADNLKKVNDRHGHLAGTELIRQVAATITSSVRGSDICARYGGDEYVIMFNEAAKQDVIPVVERIVSRMAATPFEFEGVTLSTTLSAGLAGYPEDGGDVRTVMANADEAMYISKRTGKNRLTVFNGTTSETSFGKQDTGQAPP
- the recD gene encoding exodeoxyribonuclease V subunit alpha; the encoded protein is MTESLQLTCLDRHFADFIQRIDPCPCEELWLAAALTSNATCRGHICLDPAGLRGTEIVSQPPADRQWRISDPSQWLKALEPCATVGRPGDYAPLVVDDGRLYLHRSWDNERQVADGLLVRSVVRTVDESLLAAALERYFPSANDGEPDQQREAARLALTRGVAVVSGGPGTGKTATVARILALVAELAPQPPRIVLATPTGKAAMRLKRSIMQAVEHLPIPGSLRQMLPTEVVTIHRLLGAVPGKASYRHNRENRLACDVLVVDEASMVDLPLMARLLEALPDNARMVLLGDRDQLASVEAGAVLADICSGSSAPGPMEPGRPAVVQLSRSYRFGRDSGIGNLSRLVNAGDGTTALELLTSGEYGDVAWRPLPSGPAFGPAFRERVQLGYSVYRRARTPAEALDELDRFRVLAPHREGAWGVENLNRLCREALGLHGRDDRLLPVMVTGNTYELGLFNGDTGVLMDDPVSGDLAAWFNDPEGALRRLSPLRLPPHESAFALTVHKSQGSEFDRVLLILPERVSETLSRELLYTAVTRARSHVEIWGGEEVFLRAVERRTVRSSGLRERLWGEKTPR